Proteins from a single region of Plasmodium gaboni strain SY75 chromosome 2, whole genome shotgun sequence:
- a CDS encoding rhoptry neck protein 6, which translates to MQYFFLVFLAVLAKGFLRNKEHANLINSHNDSVEDIHIEKEEKSSSEHPFIPIKNKINLVHKKNNNQYNSYNNKHNKIKLTDGTYTSFLQNCTINDCVDVDNKDSEINDMTKEKDNNNNNNKNNNNETNQNEEKNKMNTSDIHTENEQKINKNEKEKRDISNSNGENKKDLKEGVKELEAKKKEDKISDDHNVEEKKLDNNKVEEKKLDNNKMEEKKLDNNKMEEKKSDDHNIEEIKNVEEHEEDEEENNEEKKSEKKSEKKSEKKNKDDNEEDTDDISDEDEIDDDDGGEEDKNENDDIDDDKKETDKTHLEDEENEIIEKEKNKDIEKEKNKDIKKEKNKDIEKEKEKDIKKEKNKDTEKAKNKQNDEKKVENNETKKNHDLKKEMKKDKQDIHDDEDDESDVEEIEENDDEEDEDEDMEKRKKKKKGKNEKEKKKEKKKEKENEIENEIENEIENEKDNEKDNEKDNEKDNDKNIKENENITNENEENYEKINTTTEITITKSNIDINNNNSNNDKVHNHIFTNQQKKHNFHNEQNEFNQALNASTNHKNHYEEKKKYESNMFNIDKRMHKNLTSMDTILRNLNDKLSHHKDLKNRELKLKFEAMSRIKEYKIYNELIQKSVEILTLRLMKINDELKKLKDISENALQKYINEKGYGLMKHYNFPEYNKLEEEKIMKRNKITWNEKKSHHLYCPMECNKERCHNKPHGPTQCYKLEQRGNNIETICEPFLNQHNGTCRPDFHHCAIAEPERNKKYSIYATDNVHFVPSQFVTIKGYNLHECLQFLVVNKNSTCGPLTIEKNLMESEEILKEPVLSKVLYNEILFENIKISTPGEYNICLAQFYQDPENDDILSENSSNKYKKKKRNDMKVLGIDTIGTLYVLPLHEKQKTA; encoded by the exons ATgcaatatttttttctgGTATTTCTAGCTGTTTTAGCAAAAGGGtttttaagaaataaaG aacACGCCAATTTAATAAACTCACACAATGACAGTGTAGAAGATATACATATTGAAAAGGAAGAGAAAAGTTCAAGTGAACATCCTTTCATTcctataaaaaataaaataaatcttgttcataaaaaaaataacaatcaatataattcatataataataaacataataaaataaaacttACTGATGGAACATATACTAGCTTCTTACAAAATTGCACCATCAATGATTGTGTAGATGTCGATAATAAAGACTCTGAAATTAATGATATgacaaaagaaaaagataataataataataataataaaaataataataatgaaactaatcaaaatgaagagaaaaataaaatgaatacaAGTGATATACATACAgaaaatgaacaaaaaataaataaaaatgaaaaagaaaaacgCGATATCTCCAATTCGAATGGAGAGAACAAAAAGGATTTAAAAGAAGGAGTCAAAGAATTAGAAGCAAAGAAAAAAGAGGATAAAATTTCAGATGATCATAATGTGgaggaaaaaaaattagataataataaagtggaggaaaaaaaattagataataataaaatggaggaaaaaaaattagataataataaaatggaggaaaaaaaatcaGATGATCATAACatagaagaaataaaaaatgtagaAGAACATGAAGAAGAcgaagaagaaaataatgaagaaaagAAATCAGAAAAGAAATCAGAAAAGAAATcagaaaagaaaaataaagatgatAATGAGGAAGATACTGATGATATAAGTGATGAAGATGAAAttgatgatgatgatggTGGTGAGGAAGacaaaaatgaaaatgatgatattgatgatgataaaaagGAAACAGATAAAACACATTTGGAAGACGAggaaaatgaaataattgagaaggaaaaaaataaagatatagagaaggaaaaaaataaagatataaagaaagagaaaaataaagatatagagaaggaaaaagagaaagatataaagaaagagaaaaataaagataCAGAAAAAGCAAAgaataaacaaaatgatgaaaaaaaggTAGAAAATAACGAAACGAAGAAAAATCATGATctaaaaaaagaaatgaaaaaagaTAAACAAGATATAcatgatgatgaagatgatgaaAGTGATGTAGAAGAAatagaagaaaatgatgaCGAGGAAGATGAGGATGAAGACATGgaaaagagaaaaaaaaaaaaaaaaggaaaaaatgaaaaagaaaagaaaaaagaaaagaaaaaagaaaaagaaaatgaaatagaaaatgaaatagaaaatgaaatagaaaatgaaaaagataatgaaaaagataatgaaaaagataatgaaaaagataatgataaaaatattaaagagaatgaaaatataacaaatgAAAACGAGGAAAActatgaaaaaataaatacaactactgaaataacaataacaaaatcaaatatagatataaataataataatagtaataatgATAAAGTACATAACCACATATTCACAAATcaacaaaaaaaacacaattttcataatgaacaaaatgaatTTAATCAAGCATTAAATGCATCAACTAATCATAAAAATCATTATGAg gagaaaaagaaatatgaATCTAACATGTTCAACATAGACAAAAGAATGCATAAAAATTTAACAAGCATGGATACAATACTTCGCAATCTGAATGATAAATTAAGTCACCACAAAGATCTCAAAAAT agagaattaaaattaaaatttgAAGCAATGAGTAGaattaaagaatataaaatatacaatgAGCTTATTCAAAAATCTGTGGAAATATTGACACTTAGATTAATGAAg ATTAACGACGAATTGAAAAAGTTAAAAGACATATCCGAAAATGCtttacaaaaatatataaacgAGAAAg GTTATGGATTGATGAAGCATTATAATTTCCCAGAATATAAc AAACTTGAGGAAGAAAAGATCATGAAAAGAAACAAAATAA cttggaatgaaaaaaaaagtcATCATCTCTATTGTCCTATGG AATGTAATAAAGAGAGGTGTCATAACAAACCACATGGTCCTACTCAATGCTAC AAACTAGAACAAAGAGGTAATAATATTGAGACCATATGTGAACCTTTCCTTAACCAACATAATGGAACCTGTCGACCA gATTTTCATCATTGTGCTATAGCAGAGCCTGAgagaaataaaaaatattcaataTATGCAACG GACAATGTGCACTTTGTACCTTCCCAATTTGTTACTATAAAA GGATATAATTTACATGAATGTTTACAATTTTTGGTCGTCAACAAGAATTCCACATGCGG ACCTTTGACAATCGAAAAAAACCTTATGGAATCTGAAGAAATTTTAAAGGAGCCTGTTTTAAGCAAAGTTTTATATAACGaaattttatttgaaaatataaaa ATATCTACACCAGgagaatataatatatgcTTGGCTCAATTTTATCAAGATCCAGAGAATGATGATATACTATCAGAAAATAgttcaaataaatataaaaaaaaaaagagaaacGATATGAAAGTATTGGGAATAGACACCATAGGTACATTATATGTATTACCCTTACATGAGAAACAAAAAACGGcataa
- a CDS encoding acyl-CoA synthetase translates to MLIYNFFIVLIYIFQTASYFTKSLTGSSYAEIYSKSLSNDESDTYQGKDFDNKSPYYIYSHLLKVILKKNKFNGDKKFIFEYANGHPKSSFTYDTFFNRVLSFSDGLNKFDGTGIQVKKYNEEQNDGMFRLLGLYGSNSANWITADIACMLSGVTTVVMHSKFSLNEIVDILNEVKLEWLCLDLDFVENLISLKNSLPHLKKLIILDTFLNPSICKSKRVKSNQSGEGQASDNNGEEEEEKEDENDDDENDDEDDDEDDDDDDDDDYNDDNDDDNQDGNEIPNGYIAHHEQSESQLNQNESVQSKPYDPNTKEYIKKKKYRTKENIEERKKSRMKRKESKWIKKHMYPKLEYENIDIEEICEDEKKKIEKLKYLKEEAKKYGIQIIEFNEMLMNKNINNNNMLSYDIENDKENFISTIVYTSGTSGRPKGVMLSNKNIYYMVIPLSKHSIFTYNVDIHLSYLPSSHIYERINIYLCFVLTVEIHIWSKNLNYFSSDILVSKSSFLAGVPKVFNRLYNNVITEIGKLPFLKKFFLEKILSLKRSNMNGKFSRFIEAITNVSKKIRNKINPNLNTLITGGGKTSPKVISELSLLLNVSVQQGYGLTETTGPLFVQHRKDKDPESAGGPISPHVLYKVQSWEIYNAKDVIPRGELLIKGDCIFHGYFVHKDITDNSFTEDKFFKTGDIVQINKNGSLTFLDRSKGLLKLSQGEYIQTDMLNSLYSEIPFINHCVVYADDTLSGPIAIVSIDKELFIKHLLEDNIISDVGTVEEEFLDAIDDEQINSDVYVNYVKKKMLETYKKTNLNGYNIINHIYLTVKVWDISNYITPTFKIKRFHVFRDYAFFIDDIKKLYSSK, encoded by the coding sequence atgttaatttacaatttttttattgtattaatttatatattccaAACAGCTAGCTATTTCACGAAAAGTCTTACTGGATCATCTTATGCtgaaatatattcaaaatcATTGAGTAATGATGAATCAGACACATACCAAGGAAAAGattttgataataaatctccttattatatttattcacATCTTCTAAAagtaatattaaaaaagaataaatttAATGGAGATAagaaatttatatttgaatatGCAAATGGACATCCAAAAAGTTCGTTTACATATgatacattttttaatagaGTATTATCATTTAGTGATGGTCTGAATAAATTTGATGGTACAGGAATACaagtaaaaaaatataatgagGAACAAAATGATGGTATGTTCAGATTGTTAGGTCTATATGGTAGTAATTCAGCAAATTGGATAACAGCTGATATTGCATGCATGCTAAGTGGTGTCACGACAGTAGTTATGCATTCTAAATTTAGCTTGAACGAAATTGTAGATATTTTGAATGAAGTAAAATTAGAATGGCTCTGTTTAGACCTAGATTTTGTAGAGAATTTAATTTCTCTTAAGAATAGTTTACCacatttaaaaaagttGATAATTTTAGACACATTTTTAAATCCATCCATTTGTAAAAGCAAGAGGGTAAAATCAAACCAGAGTGGTGAAGGTCAAGCTAGCGATAATAATGGAGAGGAGGAAGAAGAAAAGGAAGACGAAAATGATGACGACGAAAATGATGACgaagatgatgatgaagatgatgatgatgatgatgatgatgattACAATGACGACAATGATGATGACAACCAAGATGGTAATGAAATTCCGAATGGATATATTGCGCATCACGAACAAAGTGAAAGTCAATTAAATCAAAATGAATCAGTACAAAGTAAACCATATGATCCAAATACAAAAgaatacataaaaaaaaagaaatatagAACGAAGGAAAATATtgaagaaagaaaaaaatcAAGAATGAAACGCAAAGAGTCTAAATGGATTAAGAAACATATGTATCCAAAACTTGAGtatgaaaatatagatatagaagaaatatgtgaagatgaaaaaaaaaaaatagaaaaattaaaatatttaaaagaagaagCAAAAAAGTATGGAATACAAATAATAGAATTTAATGAAATGttaatgaataaaaatattaataataataatatgttatcatatgatatagaaaatgataaagaaaatttcATATCTACTATTGTATATACATCTGGTACATCTGGTAGACCTAAAGGTGTAATGTTATcaaataagaatatatattatatggTAATACCTCTAAGTAAACATTctatatttacatataatgTAGATATACATCTTTCTTATTTACCTTcatcacatatatatgaaagaattaatatatatttatgttttgTATTAACAGTAGAAATACATATATGGAGTAAgaatttaaattattttagTTCTGATATTCTTGTATCTAAATCATCATTTTTAGCTGGAGTACCAAAAGTATTTAATagattatataataatgtcATAACTGAAATTGGAAAGCTCccatttttaaaaaaattctttttgGAGAAGATCTTATCTTTAAAACGATCTAATATGAATGGAAAGTTTAGTAGATTTATTGAAGCAATAACAAATGTatctaaaaaaataagaaataaaattaacCCTAATTTAAATACGTTGATTACAGGTGGGGGTAAAACATCACCTAAGGTAATAAGCGAATTATCACTATTATTGAATGTAAGTGTACAACAAGGATATGGATTAACTGAAACTACTGGACCATTATTTGTTCAACATAGAAAAGATAAAGATCCTGAAAGTGCTGGAGGACCTATATCACCAcatgtattatataaagtACAATCTTgggaaatatataatgcAAAAGATGTAATACCAAGAGGagaattattaataaaaggAGATTGTATATTTCATGGATATTTCGTACATAAAGATATTACAGATAATTCATTTACAGAagataaattttttaaaacagGTGATATAGTccaaataaataaaaatggatCCTTAACATTTTTAGACAGATCAAAAGgattattaaaattatcaCAAGGAGAATATATTCAAACTGATATGCTAAATAGTCTTTATTCAGAAATACCATTTATTAATCATTGTGTTGTTTATGCAGATGATACATTAAGCGGACCTATAGCTATAGTATCTATTgataaagaattatttataaaacatttattagaagataatataataagtGATGTTGGTACAGTAGAAGAAGAATTCTTAGATGCTATTGATGATGAACAAATTAATTCAGATGTATATGTTAAttatgttaaaaaaaaaatgttagAAACTTATAAGAAAACTAATCTAAATggatataatattatcaatcatatatatttaactGTAAAGGTATGGGATATTTCTAATTATATTACACCCacatttaaaattaaaagatttCATGTCTTTAGAGATTATGCATTTTTCATTGACGACATCAAAAAGTTGTATTCTTCAAAGTAG
- a CDS encoding putative RING zinc finger protein gives MGIIGSSLSNNRDDYYNDGPRTISFDNPIINRTNNNNFCELISQGPNINIQKTSVVRNALNLRRKTLKIINVGNNNYLINFIFDALHDVEVSIYFCCKEQLTEAKETIYCPTKYQTITKIFPKNLNQVYMSDLNEGINLNNININDIKCKPSYEYIVPILIVLKAIDTPILQAQYNYAYLQENQINDNKNNQDKYKIIIYRQKIQFGNRSFEVQEIFGIEKSPETKTDPVNNYLSGRECVICLTDERDTAILPCRHMCLCNVCANVVRMQNTKCPICRQDVQGLLQISIDKKDKNVNN, from the exons ATGGGAATAATCGGTTCATCGTTATCTAACAATCGAgatgattattataatgatgGT CCACGAACAATATCATTTGATAATCCCATCATAAAT AGAACAAATAACAACAACTTTTGTGAATTAATATCGCAAGGACCaaacataaatattcaaaaaacATCCGTCGTAAGAAATGCACTTAACTTACGTAGAAAGacattaaaaattataaatgtgggaaataataattatttaattaatttcatttttgaTGCCTTACATGACGTAGAGGTGtctatttatttttgttgtAAAGAGCAATTAACAGAAGCAAAAGAAACcat ATATTGTCCTACAAAGTATCAAACGATTACTAAAATATTTCCCAAGAATTTAAACCAAGTTTATATGAGTGATTTAAATGAAGGAATAAATTTgaataacataaatataaatgatataaaatgtaaacCCAGTTATGAATATATCGTTCCTATTTTAATAGTCCTCAAAGCCATTGATACACCCATACTTCAGGCTCAATACAACTATGCTTACTTACAAGAAAATCAGATAAACgacaataaaaataatcaagataaatataaaataattatttacaGACAGAAAATTCAATTTGGTAACAGATCATTTGAGGTTCAAGAAATTTTTGGCATAGAAAAATCTCCAGAAACAAAAACGGATCCtgtaaataattatttgtCTGGCAG gGAATGTGTAATATGCCTGACGGATGAAAGGGACACTGCAATTTTACCTTGTAGACATATGTGTCTTTGCAATGTG TGTGCAAATGTTGTTAGGATGCAAAATACGAAATGTCCCATATGTAGACAAG ATGTTCAAGGACTATTACAAATATCCATTGATAAAAAGGATAAAAATGTCAAcaattaa